A stretch of Shewanella dokdonensis DNA encodes these proteins:
- the arcA gene encoding two-component system response regulator ArcA gives MQNPHILIVEDEAVTRNTLRSIFEAEGYVVTEANDGAEMHKALQDNKINLVVMDINLPGKNGLLLARELREINNIGLIFLTGRDNEVDKILGLEIGADDYITKPFNPRELTIRARNLLTRVTTGGAEPEEKSAVESYKFNGWSLDINSRSLVSPEGESYKLPRSEFRAMLHFVENPGKILTRADLLLKMTGRELKQHDRTVDVTIRRIRKHFESHQDTPEIIATIHGEGYRFCGHLDD, from the coding sequence ATGCAGAACCCACACATTCTTATCGTAGAAGACGAAGCCGTTACCCGTAACACGCTGAGAAGTATTTTCGAGGCTGAGGGATATGTTGTTACCGAAGCCAATGACGGCGCAGAAATGCACAAAGCCCTCCAAGACAACAAGATCAATCTGGTGGTTATGGATATCAATCTGCCTGGTAAAAATGGTCTGTTGCTTGCCAGAGAATTGAGAGAAATCAATAACATCGGTCTAATATTCCTGACCGGTCGTGATAACGAAGTAGATAAAATCCTGGGGCTGGAAATCGGTGCTGATGATTACATCACCAAGCCATTTAACCCACGCGAGCTAACTATTCGTGCCCGCAATCTGCTGACCCGTGTGACTACTGGTGGCGCTGAACCGGAAGAAAAATCTGCGGTTGAGAGTTATAAATTCAATGGCTGGAGTCTGGATATCAACAGCCGCTCACTGGTAAGCCCAGAAGGTGAATCCTACAAATTGCCACGAAGTGAATTCCGCGCCATGCTGCACTTTGTGGAAAATCCCGGCAAGATTTTAACCCGCGCCGACCTGCTACTAAAAATGACTGGCCGTGAACTAAAACAACATGACCGGACAGTTGATGTGACTATTCGTCGCATCCGTAAACATTTTGAAAGCCACCAGGATACCCCGGAAATCATTGCTACCATTCATGGTGAGGGTTATCGCTTCTGTGGACATTTAGACGACTAA
- a CDS encoding DUF3293 domain-containing protein encodes MDDVFAQLWQHYLDSCFLLSQPLSSSLPFAIITAHNPLGQVLEPCQNRLRDRALQGDIEQLLVPYRIIIGTAADLSHMEKSWAVFVSKVQAAELAKKYQQNAFYYVADNVLSLVPCLAGVQEQQIGDFRQRVRIVSELPEICD; translated from the coding sequence ATGGATGACGTATTTGCACAGCTTTGGCAACACTATCTCGATAGCTGCTTTTTATTGAGTCAGCCACTTTCTTCTTCATTACCTTTTGCGATTATTACCGCCCACAATCCTTTGGGACAGGTGCTGGAACCTTGTCAGAACCGGTTGCGTGACCGCGCCTTACAAGGCGATATTGAGCAACTGCTGGTGCCTTATCGGATTATTATTGGCACTGCTGCCGATCTCAGTCATATGGAAAAGAGTTGGGCAGTATTTGTCAGTAAAGTACAAGCCGCTGAACTGGCAAAAAAGTACCAGCAGAATGCCTTCTATTATGTCGCAGACAATGTGTTGTCACTGGTGCCTTGTTTGGCTGGCGTGCAGGAACAGCAAATCGGCGATTTCAGGCAGCGGGTGCGGATTGTCTCTGAGTTACCTGAAATCTGTGACTAA
- a CDS encoding succinylglutamate desuccinylase/aspartoacylase family protein, whose amino-acid sequence MQPQLLAVGELAAGQTLTVPVYQFIGSDPAAPSVYIQANVHGAEVQGNAVILQLLRYLRQHPPKGDVTLVPLANPLGINQKSGEFTLGRFDPVTGENWNRQYLDNQLPLPQWLSERQHYPDAELIATYRQALKANLQTRLQSPWGVTTGQRLAYTLQLLATEADIVLDLHTGPKSCRHLYCPEYQRHAIAEFSIPFTLLIPNLFGGAMDEAIFCPWWRLSDYLASQGRQLEVPVAAFTLELGDQELLDMTQAQQDAQGILAFLSQRGIVAESLAPAVMPRYATKLSNYRKFHAPQAGLVQYLVAPGSQVKQGEPLVRLLRLDLSEDAQEQLLTAPESGIAILHFASAAVQQGTELYKIMTRATKI is encoded by the coding sequence ATGCAGCCGCAACTGCTGGCCGTCGGCGAACTTGCTGCGGGACAGACACTGACGGTGCCAGTGTATCAATTTATCGGGAGCGATCCTGCGGCACCTTCAGTGTATATCCAAGCGAATGTGCATGGTGCTGAGGTTCAGGGCAATGCCGTAATACTGCAATTGCTGCGGTATTTGCGGCAGCATCCGCCTAAAGGTGATGTGACCTTAGTACCATTGGCAAACCCACTGGGGATCAATCAAAAAAGCGGCGAGTTTACCTTGGGGCGCTTTGACCCTGTGACTGGCGAAAATTGGAATCGGCAGTATCTGGATAATCAGTTGCCATTGCCGCAGTGGTTGTCGGAGCGCCAACACTATCCCGACGCTGAATTGATTGCCACCTATCGGCAGGCGCTAAAGGCCAATCTACAAACGCGATTACAGAGTCCGTGGGGCGTTACTACTGGGCAGCGGCTAGCGTATACGTTGCAGTTACTGGCAACAGAGGCAGATATTGTGCTGGATTTGCATACCGGCCCTAAGTCCTGTCGCCACCTGTATTGTCCTGAATATCAAAGGCACGCAATAGCGGAATTTTCGATTCCCTTTACGCTGCTTATCCCCAATCTGTTTGGCGGTGCCATGGATGAAGCTATTTTCTGTCCTTGGTGGCGACTAAGCGATTATTTGGCATCACAAGGGCGGCAACTAGAGGTGCCGGTGGCCGCGTTTACGCTAGAGCTGGGGGATCAAGAACTGCTTGATATGACGCAGGCGCAACAGGATGCTCAAGGTATTTTGGCCTTTCTCTCCCAACGTGGGATAGTGGCTGAATCGCTAGCTCCGGCAGTTATGCCACGATATGCCACTAAGCTGAGCAACTATCGTAAGTTCCATGCTCCGCAAGCTGGACTGGTGCAGTATCTGGTCGCGCCAGGCAGTCAGGTAAAGCAGGGAGAACCGCTGGTACGCTTGCTGCGTTTAGATTTATCAGAAGATGCACAAGAGCAACTATTGACCGCCCCCGAGAGCGGAATTGCTATTTTGCACTTTGCTTCGGCGGCGGTGCAGCAAGGCACTGAACTCTATAAGATCATGACCCGAGCAACCAAAATATAA
- the asnC gene encoding transcriptional regulator AsnC, with amino-acid sequence MDTSFQRDQLDNQILEALMQDARTPFAELAKRFNVSAGTIHVRVEKMKQAGIITGAQITVNPKALGYDVCCFIGINLKSAGDYPAAISKLNALEEVVEAYYTTGNFSIFVKVMCQSIEALQHVLINRIQSIDEIQSTETLISLQNPIVRAVKP; translated from the coding sequence GTGGATACATCATTTCAAAGAGACCAACTGGACAACCAGATCCTTGAAGCGCTGATGCAGGATGCTCGGACACCGTTCGCCGAATTAGCCAAACGTTTTAATGTCAGTGCTGGAACCATCCATGTGCGGGTGGAAAAAATGAAACAGGCAGGCATTATCACCGGGGCACAGATTACCGTGAATCCCAAAGCACTCGGTTATGATGTGTGTTGTTTTATCGGCATCAATCTTAAGAGTGCCGGTGACTACCCCGCCGCCATATCAAAATTAAATGCCCTTGAAGAAGTGGTAGAAGCCTATTACACCACTGGCAATTTCAGTATTTTTGTCAAAGTGATGTGTCAGTCGATTGAAGCGCTGCAGCATGTGTTGATCAATCGCATCCAGTCTATTGACGAAATTCAATCCACCGAAACCTTGATCAGCCTGCAAAATCCTATTGTGCGCGCGGTCAAGCCTTAA
- the rluA gene encoding bifunctional tRNA pseudouridine(32) synthase/23S rRNA pseudouridine(746) synthase RluA gives MSDFSYQPPRLPWLDILYQDKDILVLNKPSGLLSVPGREAKHHDSAFSRVLQLQPLAQVVHRLDMATSGILLLALRRNAERELKRQFQERETHKVYFARVFGHLEGEGTVDLPLICDWPNRPRQKVDFEVGKPSVTHYQAISYGQQSTLVKLMPVTGRSHQLRVHMMALGHPILGDGFYADPPAKALAPRLLLHAAELSIKHPYSGEPMTFTTRVPFMEATSAQ, from the coding sequence ATGAGTGACTTTAGCTACCAACCACCACGCCTACCTTGGCTCGATATTCTGTATCAGGACAAGGATATTTTGGTACTCAACAAGCCTTCTGGGTTGTTATCCGTGCCAGGACGTGAAGCCAAACATCATGACAGTGCTTTCAGCCGAGTGCTACAACTGCAACCACTGGCGCAGGTAGTGCACCGTTTGGATATGGCAACTTCAGGGATTTTGCTGTTAGCGTTAAGACGCAATGCCGAACGCGAATTAAAGCGCCAGTTTCAAGAACGTGAAACCCATAAAGTCTACTTTGCACGGGTGTTTGGTCACCTTGAAGGTGAAGGTACGGTTGATTTGCCGCTCATCTGTGACTGGCCCAATCGCCCCCGGCAAAAAGTGGATTTTGAAGTAGGCAAACCCTCTGTCACGCATTATCAAGCAATCTCTTATGGCCAACAATCAACCTTGGTCAAGCTGATGCCGGTCACTGGCCGTTCACACCAACTGCGGGTACATATGATGGCGCTGGGTCATCCTATCCTTGGTGATGGTTTTTACGCCGACCCGCCCGCCAAAGCGCTCGCCCCCAGACTGTTACTGCATGCGGCAGAACTCAGCATCAAGCATCCCTATTCTGGCGAACCCATGACGTTTACAACTCGAGTTCCCTTTATGGAAGCCACATCTGCACAATAA
- a CDS encoding class I SAM-dependent methyltransferase — translation MNTADLITTFPWDNYPPLNSLKILDLACGSGRNGLWFAKRGADVTFVDRNPEAFSSLLEAFPHCHCLQVDLESGSLPALGQFDVVLVFNYLHRPLMPWINQRLANGGLLFYETFHQRQAALGKPTNPDFLLQDTELLRTFAKLETLHYFEGKLIHNNTQSQEKAQLIARNAAKFDD, via the coding sequence ATGAATACTGCTGATTTAATTACCACATTCCCATGGGATAATTATCCTCCATTAAACTCATTAAAGATTTTAGACCTTGCCTGTGGCTCTGGCCGCAACGGGCTATGGTTTGCAAAGAGAGGCGCAGATGTCACTTTTGTTGACAGAAATCCAGAAGCGTTTAGTTCATTACTCGAAGCGTTTCCTCACTGCCACTGTTTGCAGGTAGATCTGGAATCCGGCTCGCTGCCAGCGTTAGGACAATTTGATGTTGTGCTGGTGTTTAATTATCTACATCGCCCGTTGATGCCTTGGATTAACCAGCGACTAGCCAATGGAGGATTACTCTTTTATGAGACCTTTCATCAACGGCAAGCGGCATTGGGTAAACCAACTAACCCAGACTTCCTGTTGCAAGATACCGAGTTACTGCGCACATTTGCCAAACTAGAGACATTGCATTACTTTGAGGGAAAGCTAATACATAACAACACTCAGTCACAGGAAAAAGCGCAGCTGATTGCCCGCAATGCAGCTAAGTTCGATGACTGA
- a CDS encoding mechanosensitive ion channel family protein, with protein MTNILIVILYLTGFAFIQRRLTKGVREYGQLKHINTARVSLVSKFITLLLFFLTLSLMAISLGLGYQDVSLFVSSAFAVLGVALFAQWSILSNLTAGVLIFFVFPYKVGERIRIVDTDEDISGILQEVALFHLLIKRDNGDTITYPNSLVLQRAVLKLAPQQTAVSEPKTLQEEEHRQA; from the coding sequence ATGACCAATATCCTAATCGTCATTTTATATCTGACCGGCTTTGCCTTTATTCAGCGCCGACTGACCAAAGGCGTACGTGAATATGGTCAGCTTAAGCACATCAATACCGCTAGGGTTAGTCTGGTGAGCAAATTCATCACCCTGCTGCTGTTTTTCCTAACGCTGTCCTTGATGGCAATTTCGCTGGGATTGGGATATCAAGACGTATCCTTGTTTGTATCCTCCGCCTTTGCGGTATTGGGGGTAGCACTGTTTGCGCAGTGGTCGATTCTCAGCAATTTGACTGCCGGGGTTTTGATTTTCTTTGTTTTTCCCTACAAGGTGGGGGAACGCATTCGTATTGTGGACACCGATGAAGATATCAGTGGCATTCTGCAAGAAGTGGCGCTGTTTCATCTGTTGATCAAACGGGATAATGGCGACACCATCACCTATCCTAACAGCTTGGTATTACAGCGTGCAGTGCTGAAGTTAGCGCCTCAGCAAACCGCAGTTTCTGAGCCAAAGACATTGCAGGAAGAGGAACATCGCCAGGCTTAA
- the ahpC gene encoding alkyl hydroperoxide reductase subunit C — MVQSLNTAVKPFTATAFHNGEFVEVTEQSLIGKWSVVFFYPADFTFVCPTELGDLADHYDQLQKLGVEVYSVSTDTHFTHKAWHDSSETIAKIKYFMVGDQTGTISNNFGVMREGQGLADRATFVIDPEGVIQAIEVTAEGIGRDAEDLLRKIKAAQYVAAHPGEVCPAKWREGEATLAPSLDLVGKI, encoded by the coding sequence ATGGTTCAGTCACTGAATACTGCTGTTAAACCTTTTACCGCTACTGCATTCCACAATGGTGAATTCGTTGAAGTTACCGAACAGAGCCTGATCGGCAAATGGTCTGTCGTGTTCTTCTACCCCGCAGATTTTACTTTTGTATGCCCAACTGAGCTGGGTGATCTGGCCGATCATTACGACCAGTTACAGAAACTGGGTGTTGAAGTTTACTCAGTGTCTACTGACACTCACTTTACTCACAAAGCTTGGCATGACAGTTCTGAAACTATCGCCAAGATCAAATACTTCATGGTAGGCGACCAGACTGGCACCATCAGCAACAACTTTGGTGTGATGCGTGAAGGCCAAGGCCTGGCAGATCGCGCTACCTTCGTGATTGACCCAGAAGGCGTTATTCAAGCCATCGAAGTGACCGCTGAAGGTATCGGCCGTGATGCTGAAGACCTGCTGCGTAAGATCAAAGCCGCTCAGTATGTTGCTGCTCACCCAGGTGAAGTTTGCCCAGCAAAATGGCGTGAAGGTGAAGCCACTCTGGCACCATCTCTGGACCTGGTAGGCAAAATCTAA
- a CDS encoding cytoplasmic protein, with protein sequence MPVNLNAPPASGDIQSSLAVKVAQLAKQQMQTQGQIAVDLVNASAAPQQNDTLETSGRVGTLVNTTA encoded by the coding sequence ATGCCAGTGAATCTCAATGCACCACCAGCTTCAGGGGATATACAATCCTCCCTTGCCGTGAAAGTGGCACAATTAGCTAAACAGCAGATGCAGACTCAGGGACAGATTGCAGTTGATTTGGTCAATGCGAGTGCCGCACCACAGCAAAACGACACACTAGAAACATCCGGGCGAGTGGGAACTTTGGTAAATACCACCGCTTAA